One genomic window of Punica granatum isolate Tunisia-2019 chromosome 1, ASM765513v2, whole genome shotgun sequence includes the following:
- the LOC116212827 gene encoding structural maintenance of chromosomes protein 1 encodes MPSLVSPGKILRLELENFKSYKGHQVIGPFYDFTAIIGPNGAGKSNLMDAISFVLGVRTGQLRGAQLKDLIYAFDDSEKEQKGRRAFVRLVYLMGNGSELQFTRTITSTGGSEYRIDGKVVTWDEYKARLKSLGILVNARNFLVFQGDVESIASKNPKELTVLLEQISGSEELKRDYEQLEVEKAAAEEKSALVYQKKRTVVMERKQKKEQKEEAEKHLHLQEQLKNLKQEYYLWQLYNIEKDITKTNEELQNEKGNREGVLRELEHFEHEASKKKKEQAKYSKEIMQCEKRIAERSSKLDKNQPQLLKLKEEKSRIRSKIESNKKELERKRKERKKRANDIAELERGIKDLTAKLEGLREKGRDGGKKLQLDDDALQQYFRIKEDAGMRTAKLRDEKEVLDRQQHADIEAQKNLEENLQQLQNRDHELELQEEQMRSRLDGILKSSAKKKEDLTALKKELRVMQDKHKKSRIRHENLKSKLDEVEDKLSESRADRHETERDAKLSKAVETLKQLFPGVHGRVTELCKPTQKKYNLAVTVAMGKFMDAVVVDDENTGKECIKYLKDSRLPPQTFIPLQSVRVKPLIERLRTLGRTSKLIFDVIQFDPALERAILFAVGNTLVCDNLDEAKVLSWSGERFKVVTVDGILLTKSGTMTGGTSGGMEARSKKWDDAEIEGLQKLKEQYESELEELGSIREMQLKESEVSGKISALEKKIQYAEIEKQSLKDKLENLKQERQNLRTEINRMNPELLKLKDSINKRNSDITKLEKRINEIVDRIYKDFSQKVGVKNIREYEENQLKEAQSMAEERFNVSDQLAKLKYQLEYEKKRDVDSRISELESSIGNMEDKLKDIQNEEAKVKAVAEQAAEEIGNWKEEIKEWKVKSDECEKEVQEWKKKASNATTSISKLNRQINTKEQQIENMLTQRQEIVEKCELEQIELPTIPDPMDTESIIPAPTFDFSDLNRSLLQERHREKHDTEFKQKLDAIVSEIERTAPNLKALDQYEALKEKERAVTEEFEAARREEKEVADRYNAVKQRRYELFMEAFNHISGNIDKIYKQLTKSSTHPLGGTAYLNLENEDDPFLHGIKYTAMPPTKRFRDMEQLSGGEKTVAALALLFSIHSYRPSPFFILDEVDAALDNLNVAKVAGFIRSKSCEGTRAAQDADRGNGFQSIVISLKDSFYDKAESLVGVYRDSERSCSRTLTFDLTKYREA; translated from the exons ATGCCTTCCCTGGTGTCGCCGGGGAAGATCCTCCGGCTGGAGCTGGAGAACTTCAAGTCCTACAAGGGCCATCAGGTGATAGGCCCATTCTACGACTTCACTGCCATCATCGGCCCCAACGGTGCCGGCAAGTCCAACCTCATGGACGCCATCAGCTTCGTTCTCGGTGTCCGCACCGGCCAGCTCCGTGGCGCTCAGCTCAAGGACCTCATCTACGCGTTCGACGACTCCGAGAAGGAGCAGAAGGGCCGCAGGGCCTTCGTCAGGCTCGTGTACCTGATGGGGAATGGCTCTGAGCTCCAGTTCACCCGCACCATCACCAGCACTGGCGGCAGCGAGTACAGGATCGACGGGAAGGTGGTCACTTGGGACGAGTACAAGGCGAGGCTGAAGTCACTTGGGATTCTCGTGAATGCAAGGAATTTCCTCGTGTTTCAG GGTGATGTGGAGTCCATTGCGTCGAAAAATCCGAAGGAACTCACAGTGCTGCTGGAGCAGATATCTGGGTCTGAAGAACTCAAGAGAGATTATGAACAGCTTGAAGTAGAAAAAGCTGCTGCCGAGGAAAAATCTGCGCTAGTGTATCAGAAGAAAAGAACGGTAGTTATGGAGCGAAAGCAGAAGAAAGAACAGAAGGAAGAGGCTGAGAAACATCTCCACCTGCAAGAGCAATTG AAAAATTTGAAGCAGGAATACTATTTGTGGCAATTGTATAACATTGAGAAAGACATCACAAAGACAAATGAGGAACTTCAGAACGAAAAGGGAAATCGTGAAGGGGTTCTGCGTGAACTTGAACATTTTGAGCATGAAGCAagtaagaagaagaaagagcaGGCCAAATATTCAAAAGAGATCATGCAATGTGAAAAGAGAATTGCTGAGAGAAGCAGTAAGCTTGACAAGAAT CAACCTCAGCTTCTGAAACTGAAGGAAGAAAAGTCTCGCATCCGCTCAAAAATAGAGAGCAACAAGAAAGagcttgagagaaaaagaaaagaaaggaagaagcgTGCCAATGATATCGCGGAGCTAGAAAGGGGCATAAAAGATCTGACTGCAAAGTTGGAGGGACTGCGTGAAAAAGGTCGAGATGGTGGAAAGAAACTTCAGTTGGATGACGATGCGCTCCAGCAGTATTTTAGAAT CAAAGAGGATGCTGGGATGAGAACAGCGAAGCTGAGAGATGAGAAAGAAGTCTTAGACAGGCAGCAGCATGCTGATATTGAAGCTCAAAAGAATCTTGAAGAAAATCTTCAGCAGTTGCAGAATCGAGACCATGAGCTAGAACTGCAGGAGGAACAAATGCGGTCAAGACTGGACGGAATCCTTAAATCATCTgcgaagaagaaggaagatcTCACGGCATTGAAAAAGGAATTGCGTGTAATGCAAGATAAACATAAAAAATCCAG GATTAGACATGAAAATCTGAAGTCAAAACTTGATGAAGTTGAGGATAAACTAAGTGAGTCTCGGGCGGATAGACATGAAACTGAGCGAGATGCTAAGTTGTCTAAGGCAGTGGAAACACTGAAACAGTTGTTCCCAGGAGTCCACGGTCGAGTGACTGAACTTTGCAAGCCAACACAGAAGAAATATAATCTTGCTGTTACTGTTGCAATGGGTAAATTCATGGATGCTGTGGTTGTTGACGATGAAAATACTGGGAAGGAATGCATCAAG TACTTGAAAGATTCAAGGCTTCCACCTCAGACATTTATACCGCTCCAATCAGTTCGTGTAAAGCCACTTATTGAGAGGTTGCGCACCCTAGGCAGGACTTCGAAACTTATTTTTGATGTAATCCA ATTTGATCCTGCATTGGAGAGAGCTATACTTTTTGCTGTTGGCAACACTCTAGTTTGTGACAATCTTGACGAGGCTAAAGTTCTCAGTTGGAGTGGGGAGAGGTTCAAAG TTGTTACGGTTGATGGAATCCTACTTACGAAGTCTGGCACGATGACTGGAGGTACCAGTGGCGGAATGGAAGCTCGATCAAAAAAATGGGATGACGCGGAGATTGAAG GTcttcaaaaattgaaagaacAATATGAGTCAGAGCTTGAAGAGCTTGGTTCAATTAGAGAGATGCAGCTAAAGGAATCCGAAGTATCTGGAAAAATTAGTGCACTTGAGAAGAAAATACAGTATGCCGAGATTGAGAAG CAAAGTTTAAAGGACAAACTTGAAAACTTGAAACAAGAGAGGCAGAACTTAAGGACTGAGATCAATCGGATGAATCCTGAACTTTTGAAG TTGAAGGACTCCATTAACAAGAGGAACTCTGATATCACAAAGCTGGAGAAGAGGATTAATGAGATTGTTGATCGAATCTACAAGGATTTCAGTCAGAAAGTTGGTGTGAAAAACATCCGCGAGTATGAAGAGAACCAGCTGAAGGAAGCACAGAGTATGGCTGAAGAGAGGTTTAACGTTAGCGACCAACTAGCAAAGTTGAAGTACCA GTTGGAGTATGAAAAGAAGCGGGATGTGGATTCACGAATTAGTGAGCTCGAGTCTTCTATCGGCAACATGGAGGATAAACTGAAGGACATTCAAAATGAGGAAGCTAAAGTTAAAGCAGTAGCAGAACAAGCTGCTGAGGAGATCGGCAATTGGAAGGAAGAAATCAAAG AGTGGAAGGTGAAGTCTGATGAATGCGAAAAGGAGGTGCAGGAGTGGAAAAAAAAGGCTTCAAATGCTACGACAAGCATATCTAAACTTAACCGTCAGATAAACACCAAG GAACAACAGATTGAGAACATGTTGACCCAGAGGCAGGAAATAGTGGAGAAGTGTGAACTTGAGCAAATAGAACTTCCTACTATCCCGGATCCAATGGACACCGAATCAATAATACCGGCCCCAACTTTTGATTTTAGTGACCTGAATAGGTCCCTTCTGCAGGAGAGGCACCGAGAAAAGCATGATACTGAATTCAAGCAAAAGTTGGATGCGATAGTATCAGAAATTGAAAGAACTGCTCCCAATCTGAAGGCTCTGGACCAGTACGAAGCATtgaaagagaaggaaagagcTGTGACCGAAGAGTTTGAAGCAGCTAGGAGGGAGGAAAAAGAAGTTGCTGACAGATACAATGCTGTTAAGCAAAGAAG ATACGAATTGTTCATGGAAGCTTTCAACCACATTTCTGGGAATATCGATAAGATCTACAAGCAGCTAACCAAGAGCAGCACGCACCCACTTGGTGGGACGGCATATTTAAATTTAGAGAACGAGGATGACCCGTTCCTACATGGGATTAAGTACACTGCTATGCCCCCAACCAAGCGGTTCCGGGACATGGAACAACTCTCTGGTGGCGAGAAGACAGTTGCTGCCCTCGCATTACTCTTCTCCATCCATAG TTATCGGCCATCACCGTTTTTTATATTGGATGAAGTCGACGCTGCACTGGACAACCTGAATGTGGCAAAGGTGGCTGGGTTCATACGCTCGAAATCGTGCGAGGGGACCCGCGCTGCCCAGGATGCAGACAGGGGAAATGGGTTCCAGAGCATCGTGATATCCCTCAAGGACAGCTTCTACGATAAGGCCGAGTCCTTGGTCGGGGTCTACAGGGACTCCGAGAGAAG CTGCTCGAGGACCCTGACGTTTGACCTGACAAAGTATCGAGAAGCCTGA